From a region of the Lentilactobacillus curieae genome:
- the rplM gene encoding 50S ribosomal protein L13: MRTTYMAKPGEVERKWYVVDATDVPLGRLSAVVASILRGKNKPTFTPNVDTGDNVIVINAEKVALTGKKAKNKIYYRHSRFIGGLKQRTAGDFREKDPEKLIETSVKGMLPHNSLGHKIGLKLHVYTGAEHTQQAQKPEVLDISNLI; the protein is encoded by the coding sequence GTGCGTACAACATATATGGCAAAACCTGGTGAAGTAGAACGTAAATGGTACGTGGTTGACGCTACAGATGTTCCTTTGGGACGTCTTTCAGCAGTTGTTGCTTCTATTTTAAGAGGTAAGAACAAGCCAACTTTCACCCCTAACGTAGATACTGGGGACAATGTAATCGTAATTAACGCAGAAAAAGTGGCCTTGACAGGTAAGAAGGCTAAAAACAAGATTTATTACCGTCACAGTCGTTTTATCGGTGGCTTGAAGCAAAGAACCGCTGGTGATTTTCGTGAAAAAGATCCTGAAAAGTTGATCGAAACATCAGTTAAGGGAATGCTTCCTCATAACTCATTAGGTCACAAGATTGGTTTGAAGTTGCATGTATACACAGGCGCTGAACATACTCAACAAGCTCAAAAGCCTGAAGTATTAGACATTAGTAACCTAATTTAA
- the rpsI gene encoding 30S ribosomal protein S9, whose protein sequence is MAQVQYRGTGRRKDSVARVRLVPGTGKITMNDRPIEDYIPAADLREVVVQPFNVTETLGNYDVLVNVNGGGYSGQAGATRHGIARALLEVDPDFRGPLKRAGLLTRDARMKERKKPGLKKARKASQFSKR, encoded by the coding sequence TTGGCTCAAGTACAATATCGCGGCACTGGCCGTCGTAAAGATTCAGTTGCTCGTGTACGTTTAGTACCAGGAACTGGTAAAATCACAATGAACGATCGTCCAATCGAAGACTACATTCCAGCAGCTGATTTACGTGAAGTTGTTGTTCAACCATTCAATGTTACTGAAACTCTTGGTAACTACGACGTTTTAGTTAACGTTAATGGTGGTGGTTACTCTGGACAAGCTGGCGCAACTCGTCACGGAATTGCCCGTGCATTGCTAGAAGTTGACCCAGACTTCCGTGGACCATTGAAGCGTGCAGGTCTATTGACTCGTGACGCTCGTATGAAAGAACGTAAGAAGCCAGGTCTTAAAAAGGCTCGTAAAGCTTCACAATTCTCAAAGCGTTAA
- a CDS encoding ECF transporter S component — protein MNTKSKTLRMSVLAMFIAIIILQTTIPIIGYIPIGPLEITIIPVTVVIATILMGTLDGAIVGGVWGLITFIRAFAWPTSPLAAIVFVNPVVSVLPRILIAVVAGVVYSSITKHIKSNSASISIAAILGSLTNTVLVLGLIYVFYKAQAPQLYHLNIKDLLPYLLGVVGTNGIPEAIFSGIVAPLIVTPLQKSFGSKLVRKPK, from the coding sequence ATGAATACAAAGTCAAAAACGCTACGAATGAGTGTGTTGGCGATGTTTATCGCAATTATTATTTTACAAACAACTATTCCAATTATTGGGTACATACCGATTGGTCCACTTGAGATAACGATCATTCCGGTGACGGTAGTAATTGCGACTATCTTGATGGGAACCCTTGATGGTGCAATTGTTGGTGGGGTATGGGGGCTAATTACCTTTATTAGGGCATTTGCATGGCCTACTAGCCCATTAGCGGCTATCGTGTTCGTCAACCCTGTTGTTTCAGTGCTTCCACGAATTTTGATTGCAGTGGTTGCTGGCGTGGTGTATAGCAGTATAACAAAGCATATTAAAAGCAATTCTGCTAGCATTTCAATTGCGGCTATCCTTGGAAGCCTAACTAACACTGTGTTAGTCTTGGGGTTGATATACGTTTTTTATAAGGCACAGGCACCACAACTTTACCATTTAAATATAAAAGATTTATTGCCTTATTTACTAGGTGTAGTGGGGACAAACGGAATTCCAGAAGCAATCTTTAGTGGAATTGTTGCACCGTTAATTGTTACACCACTGCAAAAATCCTTTGGCTCTAAGTTAGTAAGAAAGCCAAAATAA
- a CDS encoding glycoside hydrolase family 73 protein → MFAFIAFGLFVVLGFHVLYQAESTPQRVENTGQSLSEQHQKFIRTIAPEAQKLQGQYNILPSITIAQAILESQWGESDLASKYNNLFGVKAQGGLSKSVYLDTQEFVNGEYVTVKARFQVYSSYSESLSDHARLLAMGTKWNPNQYADVVNATNYVQAAKGLQTDGYATDPAYTQKLIQIIKTYKLYRYDD, encoded by the coding sequence ATGTTCGCATTTATTGCGTTCGGACTGTTTGTTGTGCTTGGATTTCATGTGTTATACCAGGCGGAATCTACTCCCCAACGGGTTGAGAATACTGGTCAAAGCCTAAGTGAGCAACACCAAAAGTTCATCCGGACAATTGCACCAGAGGCCCAAAAGTTGCAAGGACAGTATAATATTTTGCCAAGTATTACGATTGCGCAGGCAATATTGGAGTCGCAGTGGGGCGAAAGTGACCTTGCAAGTAAGTACAATAACTTATTTGGGGTTAAGGCTCAGGGGGGATTATCGAAGTCAGTCTATTTGGACACTCAAGAATTCGTAAATGGTGAGTATGTTACTGTAAAAGCGCGTTTCCAGGTATACTCTTCTTACTCTGAGTCACTGAGTGATCATGCTAGATTATTGGCGATGGGCACAAAATGGAATCCAAATCAGTATGCAGACGTAGTCAACGCTACAAATTATGTGCAGGCAGCCAAGGGATTGCAAACAGATGGCTATGCAACCGACCCAGCTTATACGCAGAAATTAATTCAAATAATCAAGACGTACAAATTATATCGATACGATGACTAG
- a CDS encoding xanthine phosphoribosyltransferase, producing the protein MKLLEDKIAKDGTVLPGNVLKVDNFLNHQVDTKLMDEVGKEFARLFKDEGVTKVVTVESSGIAPAMMAALHLGVPMIFARKHKSLTLTDNLYTASVYSYTKQVSNDISVDKRFLDSNDKILIIDDFLANGQAVSGLLEIAKVANVDVAGIGIVIEKSFQKGREMIEEAGVRLESLARIASLDDEKVEFVKD; encoded by the coding sequence ATGAAGCTATTAGAGGACAAAATTGCAAAAGACGGTACAGTTTTACCAGGCAACGTGTTAAAGGTTGATAACTTCCTTAACCACCAGGTTGATACCAAATTAATGGATGAGGTTGGAAAAGAATTTGCTCGTCTATTTAAAGATGAGGGAGTTACTAAGGTTGTTACCGTTGAATCATCAGGCATTGCCCCTGCCATGATGGCAGCTCTTCATTTAGGTGTACCGATGATTTTTGCGCGTAAGCACAAGAGTTTGACCCTAACTGATAACTTGTATACTGCTAGCGTTTATTCTTATACTAAACAAGTAAGTAATGACATTAGTGTTGATAAGAGATTCTTAGACTCTAATGACAAAATTTTGATTATTGATGACTTTTTGGCTAATGGCCAAGCCGTTTCAGGTTTGTTGGAAATTGCTAAAGTTGCTAACGTAGACGTTGCCGGAATTGGAATCGTAATCGAAAAGAGCTTCCAAAAAGGCCGCGAGATGATTGAAGAGGCTGGTGTTAGACTCGAATCATTGGCTCGAATTGCATCACTCGATGATGAAAAAGTCGAATTTGTAAAAGATTAA
- a CDS encoding ATP-grasp domain-containing protein, with amino-acid sequence MLANENVVYPGQTVGVIGESISNLSLITTAKKMGFKVAVYSSNESSDIMQVSDFQYMGDYTDKSSLKMFAERCDAVIYNDDQIGSDIVDYLSQYTRVPQNTDLLDINQDRLIERSFFETLNMNMAPYATIIELEDIYQAINSIGYPAILKPIQRGLLGGQELYIEKQSDIVKASGMLDVGTYILESYVKHDIDYSVVVTRGENSDRVIFPVIEDIYQRSRLITAFTPAKIESGLEKEMIRIANEIANNLDYVGTFEVSFYVSENGSIYVNKIAPNMGIAGSVFEYALSVDQFEQHLRAIAGLPLMKPIVGIPTVLQTINEQDYGRIQTQWVIKDNWHFNFYGLNDGRHGTIGHILIPTESIAKTLMQIEGTNIWNNIDFEAKYKKMD; translated from the coding sequence ATGTTGGCGAATGAAAATGTTGTTTATCCAGGGCAAACAGTCGGAGTGATTGGTGAAAGTATTAGTAATCTTTCATTAATAACTACCGCTAAAAAAATGGGATTCAAGGTAGCTGTATACAGCAGCAACGAAAGTTCTGATATCATGCAAGTTTCTGATTTTCAGTACATGGGTGACTACACTGATAAATCCTCATTAAAAATGTTTGCTGAAAGATGTGACGCAGTTATCTATAATGATGACCAAATTGGTTCAGACATCGTCGACTATCTTTCTCAGTACACCAGAGTTCCTCAAAATACTGATTTACTCGACATTAACCAGGATCGGTTAATTGAACGTAGTTTTTTTGAGACGCTAAACATGAATATGGCTCCGTACGCAACGATTATCGAACTGGAGGATATTTACCAGGCAATCAATTCAATCGGCTATCCTGCCATTTTAAAGCCCATTCAGAGGGGACTATTAGGTGGCCAAGAACTTTACATTGAAAAACAGAGTGACATTGTAAAGGCATCTGGGATGCTTGATGTTGGGACATACATCCTGGAATCATATGTAAAGCACGATATTGACTATTCGGTAGTTGTGACTCGGGGTGAGAATTCTGATCGGGTAATCTTCCCAGTTATTGAGGATATTTACCAACGTTCTCGCTTAATCACAGCATTTACGCCTGCAAAAATCGAGTCAGGATTAGAAAAAGAAATGATTCGGATTGCTAATGAAATTGCCAATAACTTGGACTATGTTGGTACGTTTGAAGTTTCTTTCTATGTTTCTGAAAACGGGTCGATTTATGTAAACAAAATCGCTCCTAATATGGGAATTGCCGGCTCAGTTTTTGAATACGCACTGAGTGTTGATCAATTTGAACAACATCTCCGGGCAATTGCTGGGTTACCTTTGATGAAACCGATTGTCGGAATTCCTACTGTTTTACAAACTATCAATGAACAAGATTACGGCAGAATTCAAACTCAATGGGTAATCAAAGATAATTGGCACTTCAACTTTTATGGCTTAAATGATGGCCGTCACGGAACAATCGGTCACATTTTAATTCCAACTGAGTCGATTGCCAAAACGTTGATGCAAATTGAAGGAACCAATATTTGGAACAATATTGATTTTGAAGCAAAATATAAAAAAATGGACTAA
- the pcrA gene encoding DNA helicase PcrA, producing the protein MDSNLADSDLIKGLNTEQRDAVLHTEGPVLIMAGAGSGKTRVLTHRIAYIIESRNVMPWNILAITFTNKAAKEMRERVSALLDESGNDVWVSTFHALCVRILRRNIDLLGYNRAFTIADPSEQRTLVKRILNDMNVDTKKFDPRSILSAISNAKNDMLDPEGFRKNARGPFEEMVADVYDRYQAELKQNQSLDFDDLIMMTIELFDQHKDVLEFYQDKFKYIHVDEYQDTNEAQYQLVTLLSQKYRNICVVGDADQSIYGWRGANMQNILNFKDDYKDAHVTMLEQNYRSTKTILDAANAVIANNDNREDKNLWTENNQGDRISYYRGQTENDEARFVVSNIQEEVNKDGQNYGSIAILYRTNAQSRVMEETLLKSNIPYTMVGGHKFYDRKEIRDVLSYLTLIANPNDSMGFERVVNEPKRGIGPTSVDKLRRFANDHSWSLLEASLNVDLANEISARAKNSLYQFADTMDKIAKDAKDLSVSDITEALLDKSGYLDALKSSKTLEAQSRVENLEEFMSVTKKYDDENQQATGIDNLVDFLSDLALVSDQDDVDEESSAVTLMTLHAAKGLEFPVVFIMGMEEGLFPLGRAAADEEELQEERRLAYVGITRAKKKLYITNAYSRTLYGRRQNNPQSRFIDEITPDLIQYENVGNDSGPIKTPFDRKTERAFSTPYHRPSQTVEKPKGSGADKKRWNVGDKVSHKAWGIGTVVKVSGTGEDMELDIAFDSQGIKLLLAAFAPIQKQE; encoded by the coding sequence ATGGACAGTAATTTGGCTGATTCAGATTTAATTAAGGGACTAAATACAGAGCAACGCGATGCAGTTTTACACACAGAAGGTCCAGTGCTAATTATGGCTGGGGCAGGTAGTGGTAAAACTCGGGTGTTGACTCATAGAATTGCCTACATAATTGAGAGTAGGAACGTGATGCCATGGAATATTCTGGCCATCACATTTACGAACAAAGCAGCTAAAGAAATGCGCGAACGGGTTTCAGCATTACTCGATGAGAGTGGTAATGATGTTTGGGTGTCAACTTTTCATGCTCTTTGTGTGCGTATTTTAAGAAGAAATATTGATTTATTAGGGTACAACCGAGCATTTACGATTGCCGATCCTAGTGAACAGCGGACGTTGGTAAAGCGAATTTTGAATGATATGAACGTTGATACCAAGAAGTTCGACCCACGGTCAATTTTGTCTGCAATTTCAAACGCCAAGAACGACATGCTGGATCCTGAAGGTTTTAGAAAAAATGCCCGTGGACCATTTGAAGAGATGGTGGCAGATGTCTACGACCGTTACCAAGCAGAGCTTAAGCAAAACCAGTCACTTGATTTTGACGATTTGATCATGATGACGATTGAACTCTTTGACCAACATAAGGATGTTCTGGAGTTCTACCAAGATAAGTTTAAATATATTCACGTTGATGAGTATCAGGATACTAACGAAGCCCAGTACCAATTAGTGACGTTACTTTCACAAAAGTATCGCAATATTTGTGTGGTTGGGGATGCTGACCAGAGTATTTATGGTTGGCGTGGAGCTAACATGCAAAATATATTGAACTTTAAGGATGATTACAAAGATGCTCATGTGACTATGCTTGAGCAAAATTATCGTTCTACAAAGACGATATTGGATGCAGCTAACGCTGTGATTGCCAATAATGATAATCGTGAGGATAAGAATCTGTGGACTGAAAATAATCAGGGAGACAGAATTTCGTATTATCGTGGTCAGACTGAAAATGATGAAGCCCGTTTTGTGGTTTCTAACATCCAAGAAGAAGTTAATAAAGATGGCCAAAACTATGGCAGTATTGCGATTCTTTACAGAACAAATGCTCAATCACGTGTAATGGAAGAAACATTACTCAAGTCAAACATCCCATACACCATGGTTGGTGGGCATAAGTTCTATGATCGTAAAGAAATTCGGGATGTTCTTTCATATTTAACACTGATTGCTAATCCAAATGACTCGATGGGATTTGAACGAGTTGTGAATGAACCTAAACGGGGAATTGGCCCAACCAGTGTTGATAAGCTACGAAGATTTGCAAATGATCACTCGTGGAGTTTGCTAGAGGCTTCTTTGAATGTTGACTTAGCAAATGAGATTTCTGCGAGGGCAAAGAATTCACTCTACCAGTTTGCTGATACGATGGATAAGATTGCTAAAGACGCAAAAGACTTGTCAGTTTCTGATATCACTGAGGCTTTGTTAGATAAAAGTGGGTACCTAGATGCCTTGAAGAGTTCTAAAACGTTGGAAGCTCAATCAAGAGTGGAAAACTTGGAAGAATTTATGTCAGTTACCAAAAAATATGATGACGAGAATCAACAAGCTACTGGAATTGATAACTTAGTCGACTTCCTTAGCGATTTAGCCTTAGTTTCAGATCAAGATGATGTTGATGAAGAATCATCAGCGGTTACGTTGATGACTTTGCATGCTGCTAAGGGACTAGAATTTCCCGTTGTGTTTATCATGGGAATGGAAGAGGGATTATTCCCACTTGGTAGAGCTGCTGCTGATGAAGAGGAATTACAAGAAGAGCGTCGGTTAGCTTATGTTGGAATTACCCGTGCCAAGAAAAAACTCTACATTACCAACGCTTATTCACGGACTCTTTATGGTCGCCGGCAAAATAATCCACAATCAAGGTTTATTGATGAAATTACACCTGATTTGATTCAGTATGAAAATGTTGGCAATGACAGCGGTCCAATTAAGACGCCATTTGATCGTAAGACTGAGCGGGCTTTTTCAACCCCATATCATCGTCCAAGCCAAACGGTTGAAAAACCAAAGGGCTCTGGAGCTGATAAGAAGAGATGGAATGTGGGCGATAAGGTATCACATAAAGCATGGGGAATCGGTACAGTGGTCAAAGTTTCTGGTACCGGTGAAGATATGGAATTAGACATTGCTTTTGATTCTCAAGGAATTAAACTGTTGTTGGCTGCATTTGCGCCAATTCAAAAACAAGAATAA